The nucleotide window TCGGCCACCACCTCGGTGGTCTGCCGCAGGTTCTCCGCCACGTCGAGCTCGTGCGCGTCGAACAGCACCGAGTTCCAGCCGCCGCGCAGGCAGTCGGTGATGACCGAGCGCTTCGGGCAGTGGTCCAGGTGGAGCGTCACCGGGATCGACGCGTCGCGGGCCAGCGCCTGGAAGATGTCGTGCAGCCGGCGCCGGCCGTACATGTCGACCGTCTTCACCGACGTCTGGAGGATGACCGGCGCCCGCTCCTGCTCCGCGGCGGCGAGCACGGCCTCGATGGTGAGGTCGTTGACGATGTTGATGGCGGCGACCCCGTACCGCTCGGCCAGCGCGCGATCGAGGATCTCCTTCATGGCGACGACGGGCATGCCGCCAGTCAAGACCTCCGACCGCGGTCGCCGGTATGGGGAAGGTTCCCCATCACAGCCAGTCGTTGCCCAGGGCGGTGACGACCGCGGCCGTACGGTTGGAGGCTCCGGTCTTACGCATGATCGCGCCGACGTGCTTCTCCACGGTCTTCGCGGACAGCACGAGCCGGCTCGCCATCTCGCGGTAGGTCAGCCCCTGCCGCAGCAGCTCCAGCACCTCGGCCTCCCGCGGGGTGAACGGCGCCGGCCCGGACCGGGCGTGCGGCGCGCCCACCGAGTACGGCAGGTCGGCGCGCACCAGCACGCCCCAGCCGTGCACCTGCTCGACGGTGATGCCGCCGCCGGCCAGGCGCACCAGCTCGTCCCACGTGCCGGTGCCCATGCCGAGCGGATCCGCGCCGGAGGCCGCCACCGAGCCGGTCGTCTCGTCCTGCACCAGCACCCGCAGGCCGTGCGGGCGGTAGACGATCGCGACGTGCAGGCGCGGGTACGGCCGCCGCCGCGCCGCCGCCCGGCCCGCGCCGGCCACCAGGTCCGCGGCGACCCGGGCCACCTCGGGGGAGACCGGGCGGACCACGCCGGCCTCGGTGACCACCGCGTGGGCGACCGGGCCGTCGGCGGCGCCGGCGAAGCGGCGCCGGATCAGCGCGGCCAGCGACGGATCGCGCCGGCCGGACTCGACGATCGCCGCGGCCGCGGACTGGGTCAGCGCCTCCAGCTCGTCGACGCCGCGCGGCGAGAGCGTGCCGGCCGCCGGTGCGAACGCGACGCTGACCGCGATCACCTCGCCGCGCCACCAGATCGGCACCGCGGCGGCCGGGCCGTGGCGTGCCGGGTGCGCCGCGGCCAGGTGGCCGGCCCGCAGCTGCCCGTAGTCCGGGATCACCACCGGTCGGCGGCTGCCGAACGCGCGCCCGGTCGCGCCCTCGTCCAGCGGGAA belongs to Amorphoplanes digitatis and includes:
- a CDS encoding LuxR C-terminal-related transcriptional regulator; amino-acid sequence: MSPHAARPEFRLDEAVADVYGDLRLAPVLRRLLRHTSRLTGSVAGSVSLIDADRGCYVKVAEYGASCRLGHSFPLDEGATGRAFGSRRPVVIPDYGQLRAGHLAAAHPARHGPAAAVPIWWRGEVIAVSVAFAPAAGTLSPRGVDELEALTQSAAAAIVESGRRDPSLAALIRRRFAGAADGPVAHAVVTEAGVVRPVSPEVARVAADLVAGAGRAAARRRPYPRLHVAIVYRPHGLRVLVQDETTGSVAASGADPLGMGTGTWDELVRLAGGGITVEQVHGWGVLVRADLPYSVGAPHARSGPAPFTPREAEVLELLRQGLTYREMASRLVLSAKTVEKHVGAIMRKTGASNRTAAVVTALGNDWL